The following proteins come from a genomic window of Pseudomonas hygromyciniae:
- the xseA gene encoding exodeoxyribonuclease VII large subunit has translation MIKDPFARLGMDREVLTVSQLNGRARVLLEDVFTNIWVEGEISNLARPASGHVYFTLKDSGAQVRCALFRNNAARVRQALKDGLAVKVRGKVSLFEGRGDYQLILDTVEPAGDGALRLAFDALKEKLSAEGLFRAERKVPLPAHPRRIGIISSPTGAVIRDIISVFGRRAPNVQLTLIPTAVQGREAVAQIVRALKLADARGFDALILARGGGSLEDLWCFNEEAVARAIDACVTPIVSAVGHETDVSISDFVADVRAPTPSAAAELLAPDASHLVRQVENLHRRLVMLMRNRLSHDRLRLEGMARRLRHPGERLRQQAQRLDDLDMRLRRAFERSLNTRRERLIRLETRLAGQHPGRQLALLRQRLDSLAERLPRAMREGLKARRLQLQSQVQTLQVVSPLATLGRGYSILLDERGQAIRNAAQTHTGQRLTARLGEGQLQVRVEDNHLTPVTLSLLD, from the coding sequence ATGATTAAAGACCCGTTTGCCCGCCTGGGCATGGACCGCGAAGTCCTGACTGTCAGCCAGCTCAACGGCCGCGCTCGGGTGTTGCTCGAGGACGTGTTCACCAATATCTGGGTCGAAGGCGAGATCTCCAACCTCGCCCGCCCGGCCTCTGGGCATGTGTATTTCACCCTCAAGGACAGCGGCGCGCAGGTACGGTGTGCGCTGTTTCGCAACAACGCCGCGCGCGTGCGCCAGGCATTGAAGGATGGCCTGGCGGTCAAGGTGCGGGGCAAAGTCTCGCTGTTCGAGGGGCGTGGCGACTACCAGTTGATCCTCGACACTGTAGAGCCAGCCGGCGATGGTGCGCTGCGCCTGGCCTTCGATGCATTGAAGGAAAAGCTCAGCGCCGAAGGGCTGTTCAGGGCCGAGCGCAAGGTGCCGCTGCCGGCCCATCCGCGCCGCATCGGCATTATCAGTTCACCCACCGGCGCGGTGATTCGCGACATCATCAGCGTGTTCGGCCGCCGTGCGCCGAATGTGCAACTGACCCTGATCCCCACCGCCGTACAGGGCCGCGAGGCCGTGGCGCAGATTGTCCGCGCCCTCAAGCTGGCAGATGCCCGGGGCTTTGATGCGCTGATCCTGGCCCGTGGCGGCGGCTCCCTGGAAGACCTCTGGTGTTTCAACGAAGAAGCCGTGGCCCGTGCCATCGATGCCTGCGTGACGCCCATCGTCAGTGCGGTCGGCCATGAAACCGATGTATCCATCAGTGACTTCGTAGCCGACGTACGTGCCCCCACGCCCTCGGCTGCCGCTGAGTTGTTGGCGCCGGACGCCAGCCATCTGGTCCGCCAGGTCGAAAACCTGCACCGGCGCCTGGTGATGCTGATGCGCAATCGCCTGAGCCATGATCGCCTGCGCCTGGAAGGCATGGCCCGGCGCCTGCGTCACCCCGGTGAGCGTCTGCGCCAGCAGGCCCAGCGCCTGGATGACCTGGATATGCGCCTGCGCCGGGCGTTCGAGCGCAGCCTCAATACCCGTCGCGAACGCCTGATCCGCCTGGAAACCCGCCTGGCCGGCCAGCATCCGGGGCGCCAACTGGCCCTGCTGCGCCAGCGCCTGGACAGCCTCGCCGAACGCCTGCCCCGGGCCATGCGCGAAGGTCTCAAGGCACGGCGCCTGCAACTGCAAAGCCAGGTGCAAACGTTACAGGTGGTCAGCCCTCTGGCGACCTTGGGCCGTGGCTACAGCATCCTGCTGGACGAGCGCGGCCAGGCCATTCGCAATGCCGCGCAAACCCACACCGGCCAGCGCCTGACTGCGCGCCTCGGTGAAGGCCAACTGCAAGTGCGGGTGGAAGACAACCACCTGACACCCGTCACCCTTTCATTACTGGATTGA
- a CDS encoding LysR family transcriptional regulator: protein MISIRQLRYFVEIVESGSFSAAAERLFVAQSALSRQIKELENLLQTPLFERTARQPRLTAAGEAFYPRARNLLGELHKASELATQVGHGQLGTLRLSHSSTVPMSGRVLRGISAWLEQCPGVSMDIVKLSSEAQLEDIADGRLEVGLLRLPVLRQREGVRIVPLYKEPLLLAVPPTHPLARHASAIELAQLKDEAFISIPHPQRGGLSYLSAELCMRAGFFPKAARVMSRKTTQLQLIQAGFGIALLPESMRDIAPANIHFLPLADPDCHSTVALACAQAPSTLVAQFCQTLAECL, encoded by the coding sequence GTGATTTCCATCCGGCAACTGCGTTACTTCGTCGAAATCGTCGAGAGCGGCAGTTTCAGCGCCGCTGCCGAACGGCTGTTTGTCGCACAATCGGCCCTCAGCCGGCAGATCAAGGAGCTGGAAAACCTCCTGCAAACCCCACTGTTCGAGCGCACCGCCCGGCAACCGCGCCTGACGGCCGCCGGCGAAGCGTTCTACCCACGGGCACGCAACCTGCTGGGCGAATTGCACAAGGCCAGTGAACTGGCGACCCAGGTCGGCCACGGCCAACTCGGCACCCTGCGCCTGAGCCACTCCAGCACGGTGCCCATGAGCGGGCGTGTCCTGCGCGGGATCAGCGCCTGGCTGGAGCAGTGTCCCGGGGTGTCGATGGATATTGTCAAACTGTCCTCTGAAGCGCAGTTGGAGGACATTGCCGACGGTCGGCTGGAGGTCGGCCTGCTACGCCTGCCGGTGCTGCGCCAGCGCGAAGGGGTGCGCATCGTGCCGCTCTATAAAGAGCCGCTGTTGCTGGCTGTGCCTCCTACCCACCCTTTGGCCCGCCACGCCTCGGCCATTGAACTGGCGCAATTGAAAGACGAAGCCTTTATTTCGATCCCCCACCCGCAACGCGGTGGCCTGAGTTACCTGTCAGCCGAGTTATGCATGCGTGCCGGATTTTTCCCCAAGGCCGCGCGGGTGATGTCGCGCAAGACCACCCAGTTGCAGTTGATCCAGGCTGGGTTTGGCATTGCCCTGCTGCCCGAGTCGATGCGTGATATCGCCCCGGCCAACATTCACTTCCTGCCCCTGGCCGATCCTGATTGCCACAGCACGGTGGCCCTGGCCTGCGCGCAGGCGCCGAGCACGCTGGTTGCGCAGTTCTGTCAAACATTGGCCGAATGCCTATAA
- a CDS encoding sulfite exporter TauE/SafE family protein, whose protein sequence is MSLVELMGQWSFGPVDWLVIGLGIALAYIVFGIAGFGTALVAGPILIMFMPLSKIIPLLVLLDFVAAFGNLLQSRRDVVKPELLRLLPCMAIGCTLGVIFLLNLHSDLLLLLMGLFISAYAIYTLAVKAKPTALAAGWSVPMGVVGGLFGALFGSGGFLYAIYLNSRLPKDGARATQSALISASTVVRLSLFLIAGVYAELPLLMLAVCLLPAMALGLWAGRRLTLGMSREAFVRLVTWLVLASGIALIGRYLST, encoded by the coding sequence ATGAGTCTGGTTGAATTGATGGGGCAGTGGTCGTTTGGTCCGGTGGACTGGTTGGTGATCGGCCTGGGGATCGCCCTGGCCTATATCGTGTTTGGCATCGCCGGCTTTGGCACGGCGCTGGTGGCCGGGCCGATCCTGATTATGTTTATGCCGCTGTCGAAGATCATTCCGTTGCTGGTGCTGCTGGATTTCGTCGCGGCCTTTGGCAACCTCCTGCAATCGCGGCGGGACGTGGTCAAGCCGGAGCTGTTGCGCTTACTACCGTGCATGGCCATTGGCTGCACCCTCGGCGTGATCTTCTTGCTCAACCTGCATTCGGACCTGCTCCTGCTGTTGATGGGCCTGTTTATCAGCGCCTATGCCATCTACACCCTGGCGGTAAAGGCCAAGCCCACAGCCCTGGCTGCCGGCTGGTCGGTACCCATGGGCGTAGTGGGCGGACTGTTCGGGGCCTTGTTTGGCAGTGGCGGCTTTTTATATGCGATCTATCTGAACAGCCGCCTGCCCAAGGACGGTGCGCGAGCCACCCAAAGTGCGTTGATCAGCGCGAGCACGGTGGTGCGCCTGAGTTTGTTTTTGATCGCCGGGGTGTATGCCGAGTTGCCGTTGCTGATGTTGGCGGTGTGCCTGCTGCCGGCGATGGCCCTCGGGCTGTGGGCGGGGCGGCGATTGACCCTGGGCATGTCCCGCGAGGCGTTTGTGCGGTTGGTGACGTGGCTGGTGCTGGCCAGTGGCATAGCGTTGATTGGGCGGTATTTGAGTACTTGA